In a genomic window of Salmo trutta chromosome 32, fSalTru1.1, whole genome shotgun sequence:
- the LOC115170515 gene encoding toll-like receptor 13: protein MFTVSEVELGDSGPLELPSPDITNMLSARPSGLDQTRQDQGRSGQTRPDKLRGRPDKIRADQGRPDQTMAKLTAEIRARFSHPAVLFLCIQSTSGWMHPKCQIYDSGEDLGHFPTWICSYLPRHVEHYTAACEDVTAIEEDLLGLPPNINTLCVCMTDGKNNLMSLGFFSQFQDLDYLYIKGCFTQILPSGKSHLPNLQHLHLDGMGSGCCDCHTGPHTFRDLVKLSHLTIWGYRLSAMAPDVFHGMTQLQSFIIIEPCVHDLSEIQCRVMNIKSLIKLNIEAPEIQSLNQSNCSILNTNESMTPVFNNLAISDLSFGEITHVEEGALAWLQNVTRLTGAFSQEVLQRLPLSGIQQIRYFSCSGSNEIDIESICNVVFLLSIKTLYLYNGNTSSLSMSSVELCIGLEYMYLGGPGFFHSTLYLEWHFISSLKNLIQLTIDGLKDNRLDICSFQKQPIKSLTKLTLELNNIEMLFAKQFICFGNLQYLDLADNSISNIEDFAFLGLTNLESLDISRNKITQINTNTFFGLQLTKLTLRLNKLHMLFAKQFSCLVKLQHLDLTQNLISNIEDFAFHGLTNLVSLDITKNKITQINANTFFGLHSLTWLDLRNNPLIHNIEAMSFTHLTSLRQVFLGQVHNPLTEPVIKLNLTLIFGGILSQLTHLYISSAMRPMQLIIGSNITSKQNLSLQLKGQTVSFQDCDRPFFQSVTHLHADAEEFLCGSEFMGKYFTSVETFDYRSKLSATSVDLTSINQLIHLRKLTLRQVDLLIQRSADNIFHNLTKLEVLEMYHCRIYSLEGSLTKDLKSLKTLYLHIENIYNVFYSFTEPLSSLKYLILPQIQIFCSCDNAWIITWAKVYRQVEVIMLTPYTNPVMYALEDLICLSDNGIDTPNFVRYTEANCTTEVGFVLFAATGLGVLFFMLVVLVHNLAGPYLLPLYHITLGWLSEAMRSNTRGRYHYDAFVSYSGKDESWVVEELLPNVEQRGPPFLRLCLHSRDFQLGKDIVENITDSLYRSRHTLCLVSRHYLRSNWCSLEMKLATSRLQVEQRDILLLVFLEKIPPRRLSAHHRLARLVKTRTYLDWPQDPDQHQAFWDRLWAKLSEA, encoded by the coding sequence AGATTAGAGCTAGGTTTTCCCACCCTGCCGTCCTGTTCCTGTGCATTCAGAGTACTAGTGGATGGATGCATCCTAAATGCCAGATTTATGACAGTGGTGAAGACTTGGGACACTTTCCCACCTGGATCTGCAGCTACCTACCTCGTCATGTAGAACATTACACTGCTGCCTGTGAAGATGTCACAGCCATCGAGGAGGATCTACTTGGACTTCCCCCTAATATCAATACCCTCTGCGTATGTATGACAGATGGCAAAAATAATTTGATGTCTCTGGGTTTTTTCTCTCAGTTTCAGGATCTGGACTACCTGTACATTAAGGGCTGTTTTACTCAAATCCTTCCATCTGGGAAAAGCCACCTTCCAAATCTGCAACATTTACATTTGGATGGAATGGGCTCTGGGTGCTGTGATTGTCATACTGGGCCTCATACATTCAGAGATCTAGTCAAGCTGAGTCATTTGACCATATGGGGTTATAGACTATCAGCAATGGCCCCAGATGTTTTCCATGGCATGACTCAGTTACAAAGTTTCATCATTATTGAACCCTGTGTACATGATTTGTCAGAGATACAATGCAGAGTAATGAATATAAAGTCACTTATAAAGCTAAATATAGAAGCACCAGAGATACAATCGTTAAACCAATCAAACTGCTCCATCTTAAACACCAACGAAAGCATGACACCTGTTTTTAACAATCTAGCAATCTCTGACTTGTCATTtggtgaaataacacatgtagagGAAGGTGCACTGGCTTGGCTCCAGAATGTGACAAGGTTAACAGGGGCTTTCAGCCAGGAAGTCCTACAGCGCCTTCCCCTGTCTGGGATTCAGCAAATCCGGTACTTCAGTTGCTCTGGTAGCAATGAAATAGATATTGAAAGTATCTGTAATGTGGTGTTTTTGCTTTCAATCAAGACATTATATTTATACAATGGCAATACAAGCAGCCTCTCCATGTCCAGTGTTGAATTGTGCATTGGGCTAGAATATATGTATTTAGGTGGACCTGGCTTTTTCCATTCAACTCTATATTTGGAATGGCATTTTATTTCCAGTCTAAAAAACCTTATTCAATTAACAATAGACGGCCTGAAAGACAACAGACTTGATATTTGCTCCTTCCAAAAACAACCAATAAAATCGTTAACAAAACTGACTTTAGAGTTGAACAATATAGAAATGCTTTTTGCAAAACAATTTATCTGTTTTGGTAACCTGCAGTATTTGGATTTAGCAGATAATTCAATTTCAAACATTGAAGACTTTGCTTTCCTGGGATTGACAAATCTGGAATCCTTAGACATTTCAAGAAATAAGATTACACAGATAAATACAAACACATTTTTTGGTTTACAACTGACCAAACTGACTTTAAGGTTGAACAAGCTACACATGCTTTTTGCTAAACAATTTAGCTGTCTTGTTAAGCTGCAGCATCTGGATTTAACACAGAATTTAATTTCAAACATTGAAGACTTTGCTTTCCATGGATTGACAAATCTGGTGTCCTTAGATATTACAAAAAATAAGATAACGCAGATAAATGCAAACACATTTTTTGGTTTACATAGTTTGACATGGTTAGACCTCAGGAACAATCCACTTATTCACAACATTGAGGCGATGTCTTTCACACACCTCACGTCTCTTAGACAAGTGTTTCTCGGGCAAGTGCACAATCCACTAACAGAACCTGTGATCAAGCTGAATCTGACACTTATATTTGGTGGCATTCTGAGTCAGCTGACCCATCTGTACATTAGTTCAGCTATGAGGCCAATGCAGCTGATTATCGGCAGTAACATCACATCTAAACAGAACCTGAGTCTCCAGCTCAAAGGCCAGACGGTGTCATTTCAGGACTGTGACAGACCCTTCTTTCAGTCTGTAACCCATCTTCATGCTGATGCTGAAGAATTCCTTTGTGGATCTGAATTCATGGGAAAGTACTTCACGTCTGTGGAGACATTTGACTACAGATCTAAGCTTTCAGCTACAAGTGTTGATTTAACATCAATTAATCAGCTGATTCACCTGAGGAAACTGACTCTACGACAGGTGGATCTTTTAATACAGCGTTCTGCCGACAACATTTTTCACAACTTGACCAAACTGGAGGTTTTGGAAATGTACCACTGCAGGATTTATTCTTTAGAGGGGAGTTTAACTAAAGACTTGAAATCTTTGAAAACATTGTATTTGCATATAGAGAACATTTATAATGTCTTCTACAGCTTTACTGAACCTCTCTCTAGCCTTAAGTATTTGATACTTCCTCAGATCCAGATCTTTTGCAGTTGTGACAATGCTTGGATCATTACATGGGCCAAAGTGTACAGGCAGGTTGAAGTGATCATGCTTACTCCGTATACTAATCCCGTTATGTATGCTTTGGAGGACTTGATATGCTTGTCGGACAATGGAATAGACACACCTAATTTTGTCAGGTACACAGAAGCCAACTGCACAACAGAGGTTGGCTTTGTGCTCTTTGCTGCGACTGGCCTGGGAGTCCTGTTCTTCATGCTGGTGGTGTTGGTCCATAACCTGGCCGGCccctacctcctccccctctaccacATCACCCTTGGCTGGCTGTCGGAGGCCATGCGATCCAATACCAGGGGGCGCTACCACTACGATGCGTTTGTCTCCTATAGCGGGAAGGACGAAAGTTGGGTGGTGGAGGAGCTGCTTCCCAATGTGGAGCAGAGGGGTCCTCCTTTCCTGCGCCTCTGTCTGCACAGCAGGGACTTCCAGCTGGGGAAGGACATTGTGGAGAACATCACAGACAGCCTCTACCGGAGCCGACACACCCTCTGCCTAGTCAGCCGCCACTACCTGCGCAGTAACTGGTGCTCCCTGGAGATGAAGCTGGCCACCTCCAGGCTGCAGGTGGAGCAAAGGGACATCCTCCTCCTTGTCTTCCTGGAGAAGATCccccctcgccggctgtctgcaCACCACAGGCTGGCTCGCCTGGTGAAGACCAGGACCTATCTGGACTGGCCCCAGGACCCTGATCAGCACCAGGCATTCTGGGACAGACTGTGGGCTAAACTGTCTGAAGCGTGA